The genomic interval TGTTCGGTAATTTCCTTGAAATCTGTTTGATACAATGAAATTTGGTGCCCGTCCTTGATTCGCTTATAGGCGATAAGTAAATGAATCAAGAGGTTATTGATGGCAATATCTGATAATGTTATATCATTGATTTTGACCTCATCAACTATAATTTGCAGGACAGCGTTCTTATCTTTTTTGGAAAAAGAAGAAAATAGTTCCTCTGGAAGTCTTTCCTGCAATTCCTCAGTGCGGTCAAAAACATATTCAGCCATACAAAATCGGAGCTTGAGTTCATCTCCAACAGCCTTTAAACCATGGCCAGGTCTCGATTCCAGGTTAATATCATAATGATCAAGTACTTTTTTAACATTTTTTAAATCATTTTGAATGGTTGATTTACTGACGAAGATCTCGTCAGCTAAATCATTCAATTTTAAATAATGGTTACTCAGTAAAAAACGTCTGATCAGATATTCTGTACGTTCTTCAGGAATACTGGGGTATCGGCTGCCATGAGGTAATTCTTCATCAAAATAGTCTCTGAGAAATAATCTGAATTTGTGGTCGTCAATGATTTCCAACTGGTAGCCTTGTCCCATGACAGAATGTATCAGGGTCCCATATTCCAAAATAATGTTGTTAAGTTCTTTTACATCATTACGTGTCGTCCGGGTAGTGACCTGATTGAGATTTGCCAAATATTCACCTGTCAGCGGCGCCTCTGACGTCATCAGTTCCCGCAAGATGTATTTCATTCTGGCGTTTGACATCCTATTTTCTCCTTATCCTTAATCCATTCCTGCCCACTAGCGTTGCAACACTAGTGTTTCCTGTCCAAAAAGCTTTAAGACACTACGTTTTCATTAAAGCGAGGCAAATAATAGCGATGTGCTTCCAACATTTCATCAAGAAGATCTTTAGCAATTGAGTCAGATGGAACAAGAGGATTAATTACCATGGCAAGCAATGCTTTATGATAATCACCCATTACTGCTGCTTCTGCACTCACCCGTTCAAATGATTTTATTTGCTGAACAAGCCCCCTAACAGCTACTGGCAAGTCACCTACAGCAATCGGCCGAGGTCCGTCTTTCGTTATAACGCAATTCACTTCAACTGCCGATTCAGCCGGGATGCTTGCAATCGCACCATTATTACGTGTGTTCACCGGTTGAATGTCTTGTTTATCATTATAAATCGAATTAATCAAACTACAGGCCGCATCACTATAGTAAGCGCCACCGCGTTCTTCCAGCTGCTTGGGCTTCTCCGAAAGCTCAGTATTCTTATACAATTCAAACAATTCATTTTCAAGTTGCTGCACAACTTCGGCTCGTGACCCTTTTTCAGCATAGTCTTTCTGTTCCTCTTCCAGCATTTTGCTTGTTTGGTAATAATAGCGATGATAAGGACATGGTAAAGCACCCAATGCTTTAATAAAGTCTTTTTCCCAACCTAAATTGACAATATTCTTCATCGTCATTCCTTCACCGCTCACCAGTTTATTCAACACATCGTCAGTAATGTTTTTGCCGTCCAGGTATACATTCAATCCGTACACCATATGATTTAATCCAGCAAAGTCAATGTGTACCCGCTCCACATCAACACCGAGCATTTCACTGATGCCCATCCGCATGCCGATCGGAACATTGCACAAACCGATTGTTTTTGAGATATTGCTGTAACGCAAAACGGCTTCAGTTACCATACCAGCCGGGTTCGAGAAGTTAATAAGCCATGCATCTGGGCATAACGTTTCTATATCACGGCAAATATCCAAAATAACCGGAATCGTCCGCAAACCTTTAAAAAGACCACCTGGCCCATTAGTTTCCTGTCCAATAACGCCATATTTCAACGGAATCGTTTCATCTTTAGCACGTGCCCCCAGTTGACCGACCCGGATTTGGGTTGTTACAAAGTCAGCCCCAGGCAGTGCTTCTCGCCGATCTAATGACAGCTTAATATCAATCGGAACGCCTGCCTTTTCAACCATGCGTTTTGCTAGTGCACCAACGTTTTTTAGCTTTTCGTTACCTTCCGGGACATCAACAAGCCACAACTCCTTGACAGGCAGTTCATCGTACCGTTTGATAAACCCCTCGATAAGCTCAGGCGTGTAACTGGAGCCACCGCCTATTGTGACAATCTTAAG from Lentibacillus cibarius carries:
- a CDS encoding 6-phospho-beta-glucosidase codes for the protein MDGLKIVTIGGGSSYTPELIEGFIKRYDELPVKELWLVDVPEGNEKLKNVGALAKRMVEKAGVPIDIKLSLDRREALPGADFVTTQIRVGQLGARAKDETIPLKYGVIGQETNGPGGLFKGLRTIPVILDICRDIETLCPDAWLINFSNPAGMVTEAVLRYSNISKTIGLCNVPIGMRMGISEMLGVDVERVHIDFAGLNHMVYGLNVYLDGKNITDDVLNKLVSGEGMTMKNIVNLGWEKDFIKALGALPCPYHRYYYQTSKMLEEEQKDYAEKGSRAEVVQQLENELFELYKNTELSEKPKQLEERGGAYYSDAACSLINSIYNDKQDIQPVNTRNNGAIASIPAESAVEVNCVITKDGPRPIAVGDLPVAVRGLVQQIKSFERVSAEAAVMGDYHKALLAMVINPLVPSDSIAKDLLDEMLEAHRYYLPRFNENVVS